The genome window CGCTGGATAAAGCACATCCGTTTGCCATGCTGCGCACCGTGCAAGGCATAGGTTATCGCTTGGTAGATGCGGATGAAGCGCCCTAGTACGCTGCGCCGTCGCATAGTTGTAGCCTATCTGTTCTTTGCCCTGGCGGTTTGTACCTTCGTCGGTGTCGTCGCCTCGGTTGCAATTGTCGGCATTGAAGACTTGCTGGTCGACGAACACTTGCGCAGCATCGCCGCCTGGGCATCGCCGCGCCATGCGGCCGGTATGCCGGTCGAAATGCCATCCGATGTCAGCTTCTATCATGGCACTGCCATCCCGCCTGAATTGCGCGACCTGCCTTTCGGCGTCGCCAAACGCGTATTCGAAGATCAATACGTGCATTTGCTGGCCGGCCAGGATGCAGCCGGCCCCTATGTTGTGATTGACCGCGCCAGCGAATACAAAAACATTGAACATGTCATCTTCGCGATGCTGGCCGCGGGCTTCCTCGGCTTCGTCGCGCTCTCGCTCTTCCTCGGCAGCTTCATCGCACGCGGCTTTGTCGACCCTATCATTACGCTGGCCAATGCTGTGATGGACAAAAAAGCCAATACGCAATTGCCCCTGTTAAATCATCAGGATGAAATGGGTGTTCTGGCGCGCGCCTTCGCCGAACACACGGCTGAACTCAAGCAATTCCTCGCACGTGAACGCTTCTTCACCGGCGACGTCAGTCACGAATTGCGCACGCCACTGACCATCATCATCGGTGCCGCCGAACTGCTGGTCGAGCAAACCGCCGATCAACCGGCATTGCAGGCACCTGCACGCCGCATCATGCGCGCAGCGAAGGAAGCAACCGATTGCGTCAGCGTACTCTTGCTGCTGGCACGGCGTCCGGACACCATAGACCGGCCGCTGACCTCCATTTCCGAAGTCATCCGGGCGGAGATAGAACGCGGCCAACCACTGGTAAGAGACCGGCCTATCAGCCTGCATTTTCAGGAAGGCAAAGACTTCTCGGTATTCGGACGTAAGGAATTGCTATCGTCCGCGATCGGCAACCTGATCCGCAATGCTTGTGAATACACCGATGAAGGATCGGTCGTAGTATCGATCCAGGACCACAGTGTGCTGGTCGAAGACACTGGCCCCGGCGTACCCGACATCATCCGTGCCCGCCTGAAAAACGACCCCTCCCAACCTCAGCTGATAGGCTCGGCCGGCTCCGGTCTCGGCCTGGCTTTGGCCATACGTATCTGCGAGTACCTCGGCGCCAAACTCGAGCACGATGACAGGCCGCAGGGAGGTAGTATTTTCCGCATCCACTTCCAGTCTGATTTAACGAAAAACTAACGCTAATATCACGTTAATTTGAGTTCTTCCGAGCTAACCTGCGGCTGCGTAGGGGATGTTCGCAGCTGTCAAAACCTCCCCTTCCGGTCTGGGTTTTTGTCCCTATACTGGACTTAGACTCATACGTATTGAACTGCAGGAAATTTGCACGCGTTAGCAAGTAGTGGCCAAAAGATGTTCATGGATTCGTCCGGGAACAGACAACAACATGGTCGTACGCCGACCGCCGCTTATATTCAATAAACCTTGAGGAAGACATGGAATTACTAGGAACTCCAGCATTTTGGGCCGCACTCGGCAACATCATCCTGATTAATATCGTGCTGTCCGGCGATAACGCAGTCGTCATCGCATTGGCCGCCAAATCACTGCCGCCAAAACAAAAGAAAATGGCCGTCATCTACGGTAGTGCCGCCGCCATTATCCTGCGTATCGTCTTGACCATTTTTGCTTTGCAATTACTGACTCTGCCTTATCTCAAACTGATAGGCGCGGTCTTGTTGTTCTACATCGGCGTGCAATTGCTGGCCGAAGACGGCGGCGAAGAAAATATTGAAGGCCACTCCAACCTGTGGGGCGCCATTAAAACCATTCTGATCGCCGATCTGGTCATGAGCCTGGACAATGTACTCGGCGTCGCTGCAGCTGCAAACGGCAATGTCGTACTGCTGATCATCGGCCTAGCCATCAGCGTTCCGCTGATCGTGTTCGGTAGCGCACTGGTACTGAAGTTGATGGAAAAATTCCCTATCATCATCACACTGGGCGCAGCATTGCTGGGTTACCTGGCTGGCGAAATGCTGTTCTCCGACACAGCAGTCACACCGTGGATCGCAGCTAACATGCCGCACCACGAAATCGGTTTGTTCGGCAGCAGCCACCTGAGCATTCCAGGCCTGGTACTGGCTATCGGCGTCGTCATCGTCGGTACCTACCTCGGCAAACGTCATCACAAAGAAGCAACCGCTTAATAAGCAGTGCGCCGTCGTCCAGCGACGACGGCTGCAAACAACAAGGGCGAACCGGTATAACTGGTTCGCCCTTTGTTTTTTCCGCATGCAAAGTACGGTTTTAGTATTTCTTCAAATTGAAACTGTGATCGGTCACCAGGCGCGTGCTTGCCAGCAGCGGGCTCAGGCCCAGCACCAGCTGGGTTAACTTGTCGCCAGGCAAGGCCCAGATTTGCGCACGCGGCGCTTCCACTTGAGTGACCGCGGTAATCAGCGGTGCCACCCATTCCGCTTCCGGCGTGACATCCAGCAGCACATCGCCTTCC of Janthinobacterium sp. Marseille contains these proteins:
- a CDS encoding HAMP domain-containing sensor histidine kinase produces the protein MKRPSTLRRRIVVAYLFFALAVCTFVGVVASVAIVGIEDLLVDEHLRSIAAWASPRHAAGMPVEMPSDVSFYHGTAIPPELRDLPFGVAKRVFEDQYVHLLAGQDAAGPYVVIDRASEYKNIEHVIFAMLAAGFLGFVALSLFLGSFIARGFVDPIITLANAVMDKKANTQLPLLNHQDEMGVLARAFAEHTAELKQFLARERFFTGDVSHELRTPLTIIIGAAELLVEQTADQPALQAPARRIMRAAKEATDCVSVLLLLARRPDTIDRPLTSISEVIRAEIERGQPLVRDRPISLHFQEGKDFSVFGRKELLSSAIGNLIRNACEYTDEGSVVVSIQDHSVLVEDTGPGVPDIIRARLKNDPSQPQLIGSAGSGLGLALAIRICEYLGAKLEHDDRPQGGSIFRIHFQSDLTKN
- a CDS encoding TerC family protein; this translates as MELLGTPAFWAALGNIILINIVLSGDNAVVIALAAKSLPPKQKKMAVIYGSAAAIILRIVLTIFALQLLTLPYLKLIGAVLLFYIGVQLLAEDGGEENIEGHSNLWGAIKTILIADLVMSLDNVLGVAAAANGNVVLLIIGLAISVPLIVFGSALVLKLMEKFPIIITLGAALLGYLAGEMLFSDTAVTPWIAANMPHHEIGLFGSSHLSIPGLVLAIGVVIVGTYLGKRHHKEATA